From Halorientalis litorea:
CCAACCGACATCATAATGGCAGAATCCGACGGCGAGACCATCGCGGACCTCCCGCCGAGCGCGAAGCTCGTCTACAAAGTGTTGGAGTACGACGGCCCGCTCACGCAGAAAGGTATCGTCGAAGAGTCGATGCTATCGGCCCGGACCGTCCGCTACGCGCTCGAACGTCTCGAGGAGGTGGGAGTCGTCGACGAGGACGTCTACTTCGCCGACGCACGCCAGAACCTCTACGAACTCGTCGTCGACGACCAGCCCGCAGACCAGACCGACACCGCCGTCTCAGACTGACCTCTTTCTCCGACAGTCGTCGACCCACGCAGTCGTTCCCCGACCGGGAGCGGCCGGTCCGCCACCCGACTGTGTGGTGTGGTACCTGTGACCAACCTATATATCGGTCGTGGCCGTAGAGACTGTTATGAACGCCGAAGAGCGTCCGACGTTCGAGTCGGCAGAGACGGAGCAGATATACCGATACGTCGAGCGACACGGGACGGCGAAGCGACACAAGTTACTCGACGTGGTGTCGCTGTCGGCCGAGGAGTTCAGGGACGCGCTCGACCGTCTCACCGCCAAAGGGTACATCGAGGAGGAGAACGGGAACTTCCGCGTCGCGCTGAACGTCGGTGCCATCGAGGAACACGAAGCCGAGGACGGAACGGCCTACGCGATTCGCCCGGCCCGTCAGCAGGACTTCGAGGGACTGGTCGAGACCATCCGGTCGGTCACCGACGAGGAGACGTACGTCGTCGCCGAGAGCGTCGCCGAGGAACTGCTCTACGAGGACACCGTGACTCGCCACAACCCAGTCGAGTCCCGCGTGTTCTTCGTCGCCGCCATCGACGACACCCTCGTCGGCTGGACCCATCTCGACCTCCCGCAACTCGACCAGTTGCGCCACACCGCCCAACAGACCGTCGGCGTCGACCCCGACCACCGCCGGCACGGCATCGGTAGTGCCCTCCTCGAACGCGGACTGGACTGGGCCGAAGCCAACGGCTACCGGAAGGCGTACAACAGTGTCCCCGTCACCAACGAACCCGCCATCCGCTTCCTCGAAGACCACGGCTGGAACACCGAGGCCATGCGCAAGGACCACTACACCATCGGCGAGAAGACCGTCGACGAACTGATGATGGCCCGCAAACTGTAAGCCTCGCTCCCAGTTCGCGGCCAGCACTCAGGAGGGGACGACGGTAATCGTCTTGCCGCGGTCGATGGCTTGCTCTAACTCTTCTGCAATTGCACTCCCACGGGAGACTTGGACTTCGCCGCCCCGCGAGACGGTGGCGGTGAACAGGTACTCGCCGTCGGCCTGCACCTCCACGGTGTCGCCCGCGTGGCCGTCCATCGGGACGATGATGTGTCGTGAAGTAACCTCCGGGGTGACGATTTCGCCGGCCTGTTGGCCGCCGCCACCGCCGCTCGAACCGCTACTCCCCTGTCCCGCACCCGAGGGGCGTTCCGAGAGGGTGCGCACGTCGATGTCGATGCCGAGGCGGTTCTCCACGTCGGAGATGCGCCCGCCGCCCTTGCCGATGACTTGGGAGATATCGTCGTCCTCGACCCAGACGACGGCGGTGTTCGGCCCGCGCAGGTCGACTTCGACGTGCCCGTGGGCGATGGACCGAATCTCGCGCTCGACCTCCTGTTTGGCGATGCGGTCGACGCCGGACTCGCTCCCGGCCCCGTCGTCCTCGTCGTTCAGCGGGACGGTCACGACCTGCCGGTTGAACGTGTAGATTTCGTACTCGGGTTCGCCCGTCTCGAAGTCCCGGATGACGATGACCGGCCGCGCGAGGTCCTCCTCCATCAACCCGTGGGGGACCTTCACTTGCGTCGTCACGTCGTACACCTTGGCTATCTCCCCGGCCTCGATGTAGACGACGGTGTCGACAATTTGGGGAATCATGCCGAGTTCGACGCGGCCGACCAGCCGCTGGAGCGCGTCGATGGCGCGGGTGGCGTGGACGACGCCGATCATCCCGACGCCCGCCAGTCGCATGTCCGCGAACACCTCGAAGTCGTCGGTCTTGCGCACCTCGTCGTAGATTGTGTAGTCCGGCCGGACCATCAGCAGGGAGTCGGCCGTCTTCTCCATCGACCCACCCAGCGCGGTGTACTGCGTGATGTCC
This genomic window contains:
- a CDS encoding PINc/VapC family ATPase, yielding MDIVPDTSVVIDGRVSEHVESGEFAGATIHVPEAVVGELEAQANDGRESGWDGLSELQRLAGLSDADEMTLEYVGRRPDAVEKRDAGEGEIDALIRDIAAEYEATLFTSDVVQSEVARAKGLTVEYVEPRTEAVEDLAIKQFFDEQTMSVHLRAGERPRAKRGAIGDMHYEVIREDVTDEGQLKDWAQEIENSARADPDGFIELSEPGMDIVQFREYRIAIARPPFSDGFEITAVRPIVKTDLDDYAMADELRDRLTEQQRGVLISGSPGAGKSTFAQAVAEFLAKSDFAVKTMEKPRDLQVGPDITQYTALGGSMEKTADSLLMVRPDYTIYDEVRKTDDFEVFADMRLAGVGMIGVVHATRAIDALQRLVGRVELGMIPQIVDTVVYIEAGEIAKVYDVTTQVKVPHGLMEEDLARPVIVIRDFETGEPEYEIYTFNRQVVTVPLNDEDDGAGSESGVDRIAKQEVEREIRSIAHGHVEVDLRGPNTAVVWVEDDDISQVIGKGGGRISDVENRLGIDIDVRTLSERPSGAGQGSSGSSGGGGGQQAGEIVTPEVTSRHIIVPMDGHAGDTVEVQADGEYLFTATVSRGGEVQVSRGSAIAEELEQAIDRGKTITVVPS
- a CDS encoding winged helix-turn-helix domain-containing protein, with amino-acid sequence MAESDGETIADLPPSAKLVYKVLEYDGPLTQKGIVEESMLSARTVRYALERLEEVGVVDEDVYFADARQNLYELVVDDQPADQTDTAVSD
- a CDS encoding GNAT family N-acetyltransferase, whose translation is MNAEERPTFESAETEQIYRYVERHGTAKRHKLLDVVSLSAEEFRDALDRLTAKGYIEEENGNFRVALNVGAIEEHEAEDGTAYAIRPARQQDFEGLVETIRSVTDEETYVVAESVAEELLYEDTVTRHNPVESRVFFVAAIDDTLVGWTHLDLPQLDQLRHTAQQTVGVDPDHRRHGIGSALLERGLDWAEANGYRKAYNSVPVTNEPAIRFLEDHGWNTEAMRKDHYTIGEKTVDELMMARKL